The sequence CCCATGGCGTATATGTCGGAGAGCGCATTAGCTGCGGCAATCTGACCGAACATCAGCGGATCATCGACAATCGGCGGAAAAAAATCAGTCGTGACAACCAGAGCCTCAGTATCGTTGATCTGATAGACTCCGGCATCATCCGCCGTATTCGATCCGACTAGAAGCCGAGCATCGTTCGGAACCGGCAGCTTGCTTAATATCTCTTTGAGCGGACCCGCGCCCAGTTTTGACGCTCACCCGGCACAGGAAACCAGGCTCGTCAGCCTTATGATTTCGTCGCTGCTGTGTGTCAAGACACCGTCACCTTTCTGTAGATTGCAACACTGGAATAATACTGCCTTGTCGACTCTGTAACAAGCGATAAGTGGTGCGAGTTCGTGACCGGAAACAAAAAGAGGCGCCCATATGAGCGCCTCTTGAAAATTGATCGCGAGAATTGCGGTTAGCTAATTGGTTTTCTCGCAACTGACTTCGACTTTGCGTTGACCGTCGGCACCGGTTGTCACAGTGGCATTAGCATTCGTGATGCCTTTGTCGAGAAGCTGCTGCTCGATATAGGCCTCTACTTCTGCGTCAGACATATCATCGGTGCCTTCAAGCTTGAGGTCCATGCAATCTTTCGGCGGGAAAGTACCGTTGCCGTCAGACTCAAAGACGCCGAGCTTAACCTCCATCTTGCCGTCACTATCTCCATCGCCTTCGACCGATAGATCGATCTGGCGGCGACCGTCAGCATCGGTATCGACCGTGACTTCGTATGCGGTAATCCCCTGTTCGAGAAGCCTGGCCTCGATTTCGGAGCGGATTTCATCGTCAGTCTTGCCGGTAGCGTCAACCTGCACCTCGACCAACTTGTCACGCGCCTGCGCATAGAGCGTACCGGAGACTTTGCTTTTGACCGGCGTCACTTCCGGCGAACGACTGAACCCTGTCAGCGTGTAGAATGCCGCGCTT comes from Candidatus Zixiibacteriota bacterium and encodes:
- a CDS encoding selenide, water dikinase SelD, whose product is MGAGPLKEILSKLPVPNDARLLVGSNTADDAGVYQINDTEALVVTTDFFPPIVDDPLMFGQIAAANALSDIYAMG